A single region of the Gossypium arboreum isolate Shixiya-1 chromosome 12, ASM2569848v2, whole genome shotgun sequence genome encodes:
- the LOC108478526 gene encoding actin-depolymerizing factor 5-like gives MAFPNLFLYINPITTLFSCHLQFQSFSYQSKFSSLKQQPTTMAMAFKMTTTGMWVTDDCKNSFMEMKWKKVHRYIVFKIDEKSRRVTVDKVGGPGESYDDLTASLPIDDCRYAVFDFDFVTVDNCRKSKLFFIAWSPAASRIRAKMLYATSKDGLRRVLDGISYEVQATDPTEMGIDVIKHKAN, from the exons ATGGCATTTCCAAACTTATTTCTTTATATAAACCCCATTACCACTCTCTTTTCTTGCCACCTTCAGTTTCAAAGTTTCAGCTACCAAAGCAAATTCAGCTCACTCAAACAACAACCAACAACAATGGCAATGGCTTTCAAGATG ACTACAACTGGGATGTGGGTCACTGATGACTGCAAGAACTCATTCATGGAGATGAAATGGAAGAAAGTGCATAGATATATAGTTTTCAAGATCGATGAGAAATCAAGGCGGGTTACCGTCGATAAGGTCGGCGGACCTGGCGAAAGCTATGATGATCTTACTGCTTCATTGCCCATCGATGATTGCCGATATGCTGTCTTTGATTTTGATTTCGTCACCGTTGATAACTGTCGGAAAAGCAAGCTCTTCTTCATTGCATG GTCCCCAGCAGCATCAAGAATAAGGGCAAAAATGCTGTACGCAACATCCAAAGACGGGCTGAGGAGAGTGCTAGATGGAATTAGCTACGAAGTTCAAGCAACTGACCCAACTGAAATGGGGATTGATGTGATTAAACACAAGGCCAATTAG
- the LOC108477219 gene encoding thaumatin-like protein 1b isoform X1, translating to MGCLHLSSTFLSFLFLISLLSEVNPASFKIVNRCRHTIWPGFLSGANTPQLPTTGFVLNPGKSRTVTIPRSWSGRLWGRALCGQDSSGKFVCLSGDCGSGQIECSGSGAKPPATLAEFTLNGAGGLDFYDVSLVDGYNLPMLVVAKGGKGNCSATGCLLDLNGACPPQLRGDGGVGCRSACEAFGDPQYCCSGAFGTPDVCHPSVFSLFFKHACPRAYSYAYDDVTSTYTCAGADYVIIFCPPPYSSQKVLGARKDGALVPLVNKSTIYLSRIHANRAALSDCLQLLGFHVCHKKYSVSPLHSKVLIFYCQSNTCKFSKALNFKYVQLECSNKLKAFVFHSIHTNHSHFGKMF from the exons ATGGGTTGTCTTCATCTCTCTTccaccttcctttctttcttgtTCTTGATTTCTCTCCTTTCAG AAGTGAATCCAGCTTCTTTCAAGATCGTCAACAGGTGCCGCCACACGATATGGCCTGGCTTTCTATCCGGCGCCAACACACCTCAGCTTCCTACTACTGGCTTCGTTCTTAACCCTGGCAAATCAAGAACCGTAACGATACCCAGGTCTTGGTCCGGTCGACTCTGGGGTCGAGCCCTTTGCGGCCAGGATTCCTCCGGTAAATTCGTTTGTCTTAGCGGCGACTGTGGCTCCGGTCAAATCGAATGTTCCGGGAGTGGCGCCAAGCCGCCAGCCACTCTCGCGGAATTCACTTTAAACGGTGCCGGAGGATTGGATTTTTACGACGTGAGCTTAGTCGACGGATACAATTTGCCGATGTTGGTCGTGGCCAAGGGAGGAAAAGGCAACTGTAGCGCCACGGGTTGCTTATTGGACCTCAACGGCGCGTGTCCTCCGCAGTTACGTGGTGACGGGGGCGTGGGGTGTAGGAGCGCGTGTGAAGCTTTCGGAGATCCCCAATACTGTTGCAGCGGTGCGTTCGGAACGCCTGACGTGTGTCACCCGTCGGTATTCTCTTTGTTCTTCAAGCATGCTTGTCCACGCGCGTATAGTTACGCGTATGATGATGTTACGAGTACGTACACGTGTGCAGGAGCTGATTACGTCATCATATTTTGCCCGCCTCCTTATTCCAG CCAAAAAGTATTGGGCGCTCGGAAAGACGGAGCACTGGTACCGCTTGTGAATAAGAGTACGATATACCTATCACGCATACATGCGAATAGAGCTGCATTATCAG ATTGCTTACAGCTATTGGGGTTTCACGTTTGCCACAAGAAGTATTCTGTATCTCCCCTGCACTCAAAGGTTTTAATTTTTTACTGTCAATCTAATACTTGTAAGTTTAGCAAGGCTTTAAATTTCAAGTATGTACAGCTTGAATGCTCAAATAAGCTCAAGGCTTTTGTGTTTCACAGTATACATACGAACCACAGTCACTTCGGGAAAATGTTCTAA
- the LOC108477219 gene encoding thaumatin-like protein 1b isoform X2, with translation MGCLHLSSTFLSFLFLISLLSEVNPASFKIVNRCRHTIWPGFLSGANTPQLPTTGFVLNPGKSRTVTIPRSWSGRLWGRALCGQDSSGKFVCLSGDCGSGQIECSGSGAKPPATLAEFTLNGAGGLDFYDVSLVDGYNLPMLVVAKGGKGNCSATGCLLDLNGACPPQLRGDGGVGCRSACEAFGDPQYCCSGAFGTPDVCHPSVFSLFFKHACPRAYSYAYDDVTSTYTCAGADYVIIFCPPPYSSQKVLGARKDGALVPLVNKSTIYLSRIHANRAALSGK, from the exons ATGGGTTGTCTTCATCTCTCTTccaccttcctttctttcttgtTCTTGATTTCTCTCCTTTCAG AAGTGAATCCAGCTTCTTTCAAGATCGTCAACAGGTGCCGCCACACGATATGGCCTGGCTTTCTATCCGGCGCCAACACACCTCAGCTTCCTACTACTGGCTTCGTTCTTAACCCTGGCAAATCAAGAACCGTAACGATACCCAGGTCTTGGTCCGGTCGACTCTGGGGTCGAGCCCTTTGCGGCCAGGATTCCTCCGGTAAATTCGTTTGTCTTAGCGGCGACTGTGGCTCCGGTCAAATCGAATGTTCCGGGAGTGGCGCCAAGCCGCCAGCCACTCTCGCGGAATTCACTTTAAACGGTGCCGGAGGATTGGATTTTTACGACGTGAGCTTAGTCGACGGATACAATTTGCCGATGTTGGTCGTGGCCAAGGGAGGAAAAGGCAACTGTAGCGCCACGGGTTGCTTATTGGACCTCAACGGCGCGTGTCCTCCGCAGTTACGTGGTGACGGGGGCGTGGGGTGTAGGAGCGCGTGTGAAGCTTTCGGAGATCCCCAATACTGTTGCAGCGGTGCGTTCGGAACGCCTGACGTGTGTCACCCGTCGGTATTCTCTTTGTTCTTCAAGCATGCTTGTCCACGCGCGTATAGTTACGCGTATGATGATGTTACGAGTACGTACACGTGTGCAGGAGCTGATTACGTCATCATATTTTGCCCGCCTCCTTATTCCAG CCAAAAAGTATTGGGCGCTCGGAAAGACGGAGCACTGGTACCGCTTGTGAATAAGAGTACGATATACCTATCACGCATACATGCGAATAGAGCTGCATTATCAG GCAAGTAG
- the LOC108477219 gene encoding thaumatin-like protein 1b isoform X3 — MGCLHLSSTFLSFLFLISLLSEVNPASFKIVNRCRHTIWPGFLSGANTPQLPTTGFVLNPGKSRTVTIPRSWSGRLWGRALCGQDSSGKFVCLSGDCGSGQIECSGSGAKPPATLAEFTLNGAGGLDFYDVSLVDGYNLPMLVVAKGGKGNCSATGCLLDLNGACPPQLRGDGGVGCRSACEAFGDPQYCCSGAFGTPDVCHPSVFSLFFKHACPRAYSYAYDDVTSTYTCAGADYVIIFCPPPYSRLLTAIGVSRLPQEVFCISPALKGFNFLLSI, encoded by the exons ATGGGTTGTCTTCATCTCTCTTccaccttcctttctttcttgtTCTTGATTTCTCTCCTTTCAG AAGTGAATCCAGCTTCTTTCAAGATCGTCAACAGGTGCCGCCACACGATATGGCCTGGCTTTCTATCCGGCGCCAACACACCTCAGCTTCCTACTACTGGCTTCGTTCTTAACCCTGGCAAATCAAGAACCGTAACGATACCCAGGTCTTGGTCCGGTCGACTCTGGGGTCGAGCCCTTTGCGGCCAGGATTCCTCCGGTAAATTCGTTTGTCTTAGCGGCGACTGTGGCTCCGGTCAAATCGAATGTTCCGGGAGTGGCGCCAAGCCGCCAGCCACTCTCGCGGAATTCACTTTAAACGGTGCCGGAGGATTGGATTTTTACGACGTGAGCTTAGTCGACGGATACAATTTGCCGATGTTGGTCGTGGCCAAGGGAGGAAAAGGCAACTGTAGCGCCACGGGTTGCTTATTGGACCTCAACGGCGCGTGTCCTCCGCAGTTACGTGGTGACGGGGGCGTGGGGTGTAGGAGCGCGTGTGAAGCTTTCGGAGATCCCCAATACTGTTGCAGCGGTGCGTTCGGAACGCCTGACGTGTGTCACCCGTCGGTATTCTCTTTGTTCTTCAAGCATGCTTGTCCACGCGCGTATAGTTACGCGTATGATGATGTTACGAGTACGTACACGTGTGCAGGAGCTGATTACGTCATCATATTTTGCCCGCCTCCTTATTCCAG ATTGCTTACAGCTATTGGGGTTTCACGTTTGCCACAAGAAGTATTCTGTATCTCCCCTGCACTCAAAGGTTTTAATTTTTTACTGTCAATCTAA